A DNA window from Nitrospira sp. contains the following coding sequences:
- a CDS encoding Flagellar biosynthesis protein FlgM (MaGe:77309865) has translation MRWEGQRESSNIEDRRGMGPARVGGVGGLGIGGIVLVLAVSYFTGTNPLTILNMLSGVQSMTESSAPSEPATTGTPSDQLGKFASVVLADTETTWKQLLGPNYEEPRLILFSGGVRSACGTTSSAVGPFYCPGDHKVYLDLTFFNEMAQRLGAPGDFAQAYVIAHEVGHHVQNLTGTAEKITRLQRQSSEKDANTLSVRMELQADCYAGVWGHHANRTRNLIEPGDFEEGLKAAAAIGDDRLQKMGQGYVQPESWTHGSSAQRMTWLRRGLESGDPKVCNTFEGALS, from the coding sequence ATGCGGTGGGAAGGGCAACGGGAAAGCAGCAATATCGAAGACCGCCGCGGCATGGGTCCCGCCCGGGTCGGCGGCGTCGGTGGACTGGGAATCGGCGGCATTGTCCTGGTGCTCGCCGTCAGCTACTTCACCGGCACCAATCCTCTGACGATCCTCAATATGCTCAGCGGGGTCCAGAGCATGACCGAATCCTCCGCTCCCTCGGAGCCCGCCACCACAGGGACACCCAGCGATCAACTCGGCAAGTTTGCCTCCGTCGTCCTCGCGGATACGGAAACGACTTGGAAGCAATTGCTGGGACCCAACTATGAGGAACCCCGGCTGATCCTCTTCAGCGGCGGCGTCCGGTCAGCCTGCGGAACGACCTCGTCGGCCGTCGGCCCGTTCTATTGCCCGGGCGATCACAAAGTCTATCTCGACCTGACATTCTTCAACGAGATGGCTCAGCGCCTCGGCGCCCCTGGAGATTTCGCGCAGGCCTACGTCATCGCGCATGAGGTGGGGCACCACGTACAAAATCTGACCGGTACAGCTGAAAAAATCACTCGCCTCCAGCGTCAGTCTTCTGAGAAAGACGCAAATACGTTATCCGTTCGCATGGAGCTGCAAGCCGACTGCTATGCTGGCGTGTGGGGCCACCATGCCAACCGTACACGCAATCTGATCGAGCCGGGCGATTTCGAAGAAGGACTCAAGGCCGCCGCGGCTATCGGAGACGATCGCTTGCAGAAAATGGGACAAGGGTACGTCCAACCGGAAAGCTGGACCCATGGCTCCTCCGCTCAACGAATGACCTGGCTCAGGCGAGGGCTGGAAAGCGGCGATCCCAAAGTGTGTAATACGTTTGAAGGCGCCCTCTCATGA
- a CDS encoding conserved membrane protein of unknown function (Evidence 4 : Unknown function but conserved in other organisms; MaGe:77309866) gives MNDRESTAVPSDTSSAWDTLFEDPPWGAKSFLGAGATTIAGLGAWMNDMMSPALARGGASFMGGFLIGWAVRRTIKLAVIVAGLLMTLLVAIKTTGAIDLDWTAIEASITHSLAWVQGKAEGFKEVLTGYLPSAGAGGAGTYFGFRKK, from the coding sequence ATGAACGACCGCGAATCGACCGCCGTACCCTCCGATACATCCAGTGCGTGGGACACCCTCTTCGAGGATCCCCCGTGGGGCGCGAAATCGTTCCTGGGGGCCGGCGCCACCACCATAGCCGGGCTCGGAGCCTGGATGAACGACATGATGTCTCCCGCGCTTGCGCGAGGGGGAGCCAGCTTCATGGGAGGCTTCTTAATCGGATGGGCCGTTCGCCGGACGATCAAACTCGCCGTCATCGTCGCCGGACTGCTGATGACACTCCTCGTTGCGATCAAGACAACCGGTGCCATTGACCTCGACTGGACGGCCATCGAAGCCAGCATTACGCACAGCCTTGCCTGGGTGCAAGGCAAAGCCGAGGGCTTCAAGGAAGTCCTCACGGGTTACCTTCCCTCAGCAGGAGCAGGCGGCGCCGGGACGTATTTTGGATTTCGGAAAAAGTAG
- a CDS encoding hypothetical protein (Evidence 4 : Unknown function but conserved in other organisms; MaGe:77309867), with protein sequence MKNLMQWNYGWPLLVVALVVPEASSVLAGESQGMMERVEATAKDIGEKIESKTKAVVQKVEEKHVVDKVGEKLKKAATKTAEGFEKAGNKISEKLKD encoded by the coding sequence ATGAAGAACTTGATGCAATGGAATTATGGCTGGCCGCTTCTGGTTGTCGCGCTTGTAGTGCCCGAGGCATCGTCTGTGCTTGCCGGAGAGTCACAGGGAATGATGGAGCGGGTCGAGGCCACGGCGAAAGATATTGGAGAAAAGATCGAGAGTAAAACCAAAGCGGTCGTGCAAAAAGTCGAAGAGAAGCATGTGGTGGACAAAGTCGGCGAGAAGCTCAAGAAGGCTGCGACGAAAACGGCTGAAGGGTTTGAAAAGGCCGGGAATAAGATCTCAGAAAAGTTGAAAGACTAA
- a CDS encoding Flavoprotein (MaGe:77309868), with product MKSTVIFEEGQHRWIVIGRDPEKSSHVIDTNEYVIVSKGEGMLLDPGGIEIFPRVLAELSKHIRLEDIRVLFASHQDPDIISSLALWLDLNPRAATYSSWLWTAFLAHFAARADLTITGIPDEGMTIKIGDSDATVEAVPAHYCHSSGNFSIYDPQARILFSGDIGGALLPSHESSLFVTNFEDHVQYMRGFHVRWMPSNVALRGWVQRVRALKPAMICPQHGAIFKGPDVTKLLDWLESLEVGQWGGNESAKDNRHASSPGESLSEAA from the coding sequence ATGAAGAGCACCGTCATCTTCGAGGAGGGGCAGCATCGCTGGATCGTGATCGGCCGCGATCCCGAGAAAAGCTCGCACGTGATCGATACGAATGAGTACGTCATTGTGAGCAAGGGAGAAGGCATGCTGCTCGATCCGGGTGGCATCGAGATTTTCCCCCGGGTGCTGGCTGAATTGTCCAAGCATATACGGCTTGAGGATATTCGTGTGCTGTTCGCCAGCCATCAGGATCCGGACATCATTTCATCGCTGGCCTTGTGGCTGGACCTCAATCCGCGGGCGGCGACCTACAGCTCCTGGTTGTGGACGGCGTTCCTGGCCCACTTTGCCGCTCGCGCCGACTTGACGATCACCGGAATTCCCGACGAAGGGATGACCATCAAGATCGGCGATTCGGACGCCACGGTCGAGGCGGTGCCAGCGCATTACTGCCATTCATCGGGAAACTTTTCCATTTACGACCCGCAAGCCCGCATTCTGTTTTCCGGAGATATCGGCGGGGCCTTGCTTCCCAGCCATGAGTCCAGCTTGTTTGTCACGAACTTTGAAGACCATGTGCAGTACATGCGTGGGTTTCACGTCCGCTGGATGCCGTCCAACGTGGCGCTTCGCGGATGGGTCCAGCGTGTGCGGGCGCTGAAACCGGCAATGATTTGCCCACAGCATGGGGCGATCTTCAAGGGGCCGGATGTGACGAAATTATTAGACTGGCTGGAAAGCCTAGAAGTCGGACAATGGGGAGGGAACGAGAGCGCGAAGGATAACCGGCATGCCAGCAGTCCAGGCGAGTCTCTTTCCGAGGCGGCCTAG
- a CDS encoding hypothetical protein (Evidence 5 : Unknown function; MaGe:77309869): protein MMESQNVRLSINKILTVFLVEKVAWRWQGERWPVVPLSRLLDKAVRISGQGGRNEAIFLRVRLKNCLAGPDKGGRREAFIMDVLRHNQASIDSTAAGLGAARNSEAGSAAIAQYQLMITRMFRIAVDILNVARSLESMAFEMQLLARNGVVQAAKVPAGEGKALLALAGILSSYPGTITPEVEGLGAQCKALARHTAECTNLARRYFQHSKCLLTVLNRQVAHGDAALMAELAALQPTHPEDLERVLESRMLQQADPLVRENLLYLGRQCLETLRKIQELLGQSLPFLALAEDSVGSIKRIGETARYLGLCVGIEAAHLPGQGKTHFANLANGITTTVDGLNQKFQAIRDTIGSGRALLTQLARGEVE, encoded by the coding sequence ATGATGGAGTCGCAAAATGTTCGGCTCAGTATAAACAAGATATTGACCGTTTTTCTCGTGGAAAAAGTCGCGTGGCGGTGGCAGGGGGAGAGATGGCCGGTGGTGCCGTTGTCCAGGTTGTTAGACAAAGCAGTTCGGATTTCCGGCCAGGGGGGACGAAATGAGGCAATATTTTTACGAGTGCGGCTGAAGAATTGTCTGGCAGGACCCGATAAGGGAGGTCGAAGAGAGGCATTTATAATGGACGTGCTCAGGCACAATCAAGCGTCGATTGATTCAACAGCGGCTGGCCTTGGCGCTGCGCGAAATAGTGAAGCGGGAAGCGCGGCGATTGCGCAGTATCAGCTCATGATCACGAGGATGTTCAGGATCGCCGTGGATATTCTCAATGTGGCGCGATCTCTGGAGTCGATGGCGTTCGAGATGCAGCTGTTGGCGCGAAACGGGGTGGTGCAGGCAGCCAAGGTCCCTGCCGGCGAAGGCAAGGCGTTGCTGGCGCTCGCGGGCATTCTGTCGAGCTATCCCGGCACGATTACGCCGGAGGTTGAAGGCTTGGGCGCACAATGCAAGGCGCTCGCCCGGCACACGGCCGAATGCACGAATCTGGCGCGGCGGTACTTCCAGCACAGCAAATGTCTGTTGACGGTTCTGAACCGCCAGGTTGCGCATGGGGATGCAGCGCTCATGGCGGAATTGGCCGCGCTTCAACCGACCCATCCGGAGGATCTGGAGCGCGTGTTGGAGAGCCGGATGTTGCAGCAGGCCGACCCGCTAGTGCGGGAGAATTTGCTCTATCTCGGCCGGCAATGTCTCGAGACGTTGCGGAAGATCCAAGAGTTGCTGGGACAATCGTTGCCTTTTCTGGCGCTGGCAGAGGATTCCGTTGGCAGTATCAAGCGGATCGGGGAGACGGCGCGATATCTCGGGCTTTGCGTGGGCATCGAAGCGGCGCATCTGCCGGGACAGGGCAAAACCCATTTCGCCAATCTCGCGAACGGAATCACCACGACGGTCGACGGATTGAATCAGAAATTTCAGGCGATCCGAGACACGATCGGCAGCGGCCGCGCGCTATTGACGCAACTGGCACGAGGAGAAGTTGAATGA
- a CDS encoding PDZ domain-containing protein (MaGe:77309870) has protein sequence MTVRIPCWPLISFTFALSLVAGLAAASAHASETFLASALDRAKLATVGVLEDTQDQRTPDKPGKILVRGTGFHLRDGYIVTARHAAEKHDVTTGTIIEKQIRILTTDLHELTADLVGDSAFMDVVVYRVTEAHRGKLRAAASFASGDVQPGQDVFTVGYPMGWGPTMSFGHLGNTNTFLQTVDTRLIQADVAACSGNSGGGLFNDKGDVVGIMHAIIQTERDDSTAHCSRMAFAIPALLAERIVKAAIDGKPLTFSKMGIHMMAVKDGTKWRMAVKDVNEPSKSAGIQKHDIIIAVDETEINDAAHLKNYLIERTTPGQQVRVKVRRIDADLTFTVTLAGG, from the coding sequence ATGACTGTGCGAATTCCCTGTTGGCCGCTCATTTCATTCACCTTCGCCTTATCGCTTGTTGCCGGACTCGCCGCTGCGTCCGCTCATGCGTCCGAAACATTTTTGGCCTCAGCGCTCGACCGCGCCAAGCTCGCCACCGTTGGGGTACTCGAAGACACGCAAGATCAACGCACGCCGGACAAACCGGGGAAAATTCTGGTGCGCGGCACTGGCTTTCATCTGCGCGATGGCTACATTGTGACCGCCCGGCACGCGGCGGAGAAACACGATGTCACCACCGGCACTATCATTGAGAAACAAATCCGCATCCTGACAACGGACCTACACGAACTTACCGCCGATCTGGTCGGCGACAGCGCGTTTATGGATGTCGTCGTCTATCGCGTCACGGAGGCGCATCGCGGCAAGCTCCGCGCCGCCGCCTCGTTCGCTTCCGGCGACGTACAGCCGGGACAGGATGTGTTTACGGTCGGCTATCCGATGGGATGGGGGCCGACCATGTCGTTCGGACATCTGGGCAATACGAATACGTTCCTCCAGACAGTGGATACCAGACTGATTCAGGCCGACGTGGCCGCCTGCAGCGGCAACTCCGGCGGCGGCCTCTTCAACGACAAGGGCGACGTCGTCGGCATCATGCACGCCATCATCCAAACCGAGCGCGACGACTCCACGGCCCACTGCAGCCGCATGGCCTTTGCGATTCCGGCATTGCTGGCCGAACGAATTGTGAAAGCGGCCATCGACGGCAAGCCACTGACCTTCTCGAAGATGGGCATTCACATGATGGCCGTGAAGGACGGCACGAAATGGCGGATGGCGGTGAAGGACGTGAATGAGCCGTCTAAATCGGCCGGCATCCAAAAGCACGACATCATCATCGCCGTGGATGAAACCGAGATCAACGACGCGGCGCATTTGAAGAATTATTTGATTGAACGGACGACCCCGGGACAACAAGTCCGAGTCAAAGTCCGCCGCATCGACGCCGACCTGACCTTTACGGTGACGTTGGCGGGGGGATAG
- a CDS encoding conserved exported protein of unknown function (Evidence 4 : Unknown function but conserved in other organisms; MaGe:77309871), whose protein sequence is MRQYSETTKRLVGLAGMLLLLCSMGASSAWAADPVKINALLAYPQSYNMKLVRVEGTVSQYRMQQFIGARSKLEKCIQAFSVTDDTGVIDATYATICDMGTVMLRNGDRVTIDAHFSGILDVRSVSKD, encoded by the coding sequence ATGCGGCAGTATAGTGAGACGACAAAACGGCTGGTTGGCTTGGCAGGAATGCTGCTGCTTCTGTGCAGTATGGGTGCGTCCAGTGCGTGGGCGGCAGATCCGGTGAAGATCAATGCCTTGCTCGCCTATCCTCAGTCGTACAATATGAAATTAGTGCGGGTCGAGGGCACGGTAAGTCAGTACCGCATGCAACAGTTTATCGGCGCTCGCAGTAAATTGGAGAAATGCATTCAGGCATTTTCAGTCACAGACGACACGGGTGTGATCGATGCCACCTATGCGACGATCTGCGATATGGGAACGGTCATGCTCAGAAACGGTGATCGGGTGACAATCGACGCGCATTTTTCCGGCATTCTGGATGTACGCTCGGTGAGCAAGGACTAA
- a CDS encoding hypothetical protein (Evidence 5 : Unknown function; MaGe:77309872) yields MLERFSEYRHLHVLPWLLCLFLVHSEGMFVLVAWAETWVCQQPGRSDLYRDHGGPGCRELGEPTTYSSLAVAPASSSPLVKAAPAPESKTAAVTMPTHVVNKPSPFPEVALSIPVLAIFSKTREGAITGSWNGLIAKLMVGYRADGKGPDVLPNENLMPVSAESLRTAVTVAARAVGYDPRYLSVRLLIPTKMDGPSAGGIMAVGIAAALLGDPIRQDICMSGTIEPTLEIKPVGRLVDKMNACRDLKKTTMIVPDGLDNSHLTFTGSEKAIHVIEVHTLAEAYSVATGQVLRQAVH; encoded by the coding sequence ATGCTGGAGCGCTTTTCTGAATATCGGCATCTGCACGTGCTGCCCTGGCTGCTCTGTCTTTTCCTTGTCCATTCCGAGGGAATGTTTGTGCTAGTAGCCTGGGCGGAGACCTGGGTTTGTCAACAGCCTGGACGATCAGATCTGTACAGGGACCATGGCGGGCCTGGTTGTCGAGAATTGGGCGAGCCAACGACCTATTCGTCTTTGGCCGTAGCTCCGGCATCGAGTTCACCTCTTGTCAAGGCAGCTCCTGCACCGGAATCGAAGACGGCCGCGGTCACAATGCCTACCCACGTAGTGAATAAGCCGTCTCCGTTTCCGGAGGTGGCGCTATCGATACCCGTTCTCGCTATTTTTTCAAAGACCAGAGAGGGGGCTATTACTGGTTCGTGGAATGGGTTGATTGCCAAGCTCATGGTTGGGTACAGGGCCGATGGCAAGGGACCAGACGTGTTGCCCAATGAGAATTTAATGCCGGTATCGGCTGAATCATTGCGCACGGCCGTGACTGTTGCGGCGAGGGCCGTGGGATACGATCCGAGATACCTGTCGGTTCGCTTGTTGATTCCAACGAAGATGGATGGCCCGAGTGCTGGTGGAATCATGGCGGTCGGTATCGCTGCGGCACTTCTCGGCGATCCCATTCGCCAAGATATTTGCATGTCGGGAACCATTGAACCGACTTTAGAAATTAAGCCGGTTGGTCGACTCGTAGACAAGATGAATGCCTGCCGAGATCTCAAAAAGACCACGATGATCGTGCCGGATGGCTTGGATAATAGCCATCTCACCTTCACTGGATCTGAAAAGGCGATCCATGTGATCGAGGTGCATACACTGGCTGAGGCGTATAGCGTTGCGACCGGCCAAGTGCTGCGCCAGGCGGTCCACTAA
- a CDS encoding Ribonuclease HI (MaGe:77309875), producing the protein MIDIYTDGACSGNPGPGGWGALLRIDGVETELCGGEPATTNNRMELLAVIEALQAFTQPVAARVYTDSQYVQKGISEWIHGWKRRGWKTAGKEPVKNEDLWRRLDALASGHTIEWHWVRGHNGHVDNERVDALARAGLEQSRRAGKPISSPIAVVAPVSAPVSTSAKAPVKEPRQKASARPILDIQHATVYRGDTCVFSDFSFALQEGEHAAIVGPNGAGKSTLLKLLAGGVHPLPLDETHIRIFGEEGGSVWDVRKRLGIVSHDLQKDYLICAEGLNVILSGYYASNDTYEYQEFSEAQVARARDIMKELGVESLAGRRFGHLSTGEQRRFLLGRALVHDPSVLVLDEPTSGLDLKACFQYLDLLRAQIRKGKTVLLVTHHLHEIPPEIERVILLKGGEIVADGAKANLLTDVNLSRLFDQPVTLVRANGWYQALPG; encoded by the coding sequence ATGATCGATATCTATACGGACGGTGCTTGCAGCGGGAATCCTGGGCCGGGTGGTTGGGGCGCTTTGCTGCGGATCGACGGTGTCGAGACGGAATTATGTGGCGGAGAGCCGGCGACGACGAATAACCGCATGGAACTGCTCGCCGTCATTGAAGCGTTGCAGGCGTTCACGCAGCCGGTGGCTGCGCGGGTCTATACCGATTCGCAATATGTGCAGAAGGGGATCAGCGAATGGATTCATGGCTGGAAGCGGCGCGGTTGGAAAACGGCTGGCAAAGAGCCGGTGAAGAATGAAGATCTCTGGCGCCGCCTCGATGCGCTGGCTTCAGGCCACACCATCGAATGGCATTGGGTCAGGGGACATAATGGCCATGTGGACAACGAACGGGTAGACGCACTGGCTCGCGCGGGCCTTGAACAGTCACGCCGCGCTGGGAAGCCGATCAGCAGTCCGATCGCTGTGGTCGCGCCGGTGTCCGCTCCAGTCTCGACTTCGGCTAAAGCTCCGGTCAAGGAGCCTCGCCAGAAGGCCAGTGCTCGCCCGATCCTTGATATTCAGCACGCGACGGTCTATCGGGGAGATACCTGTGTCTTCTCGGACTTCTCTTTTGCGCTGCAAGAAGGCGAGCATGCGGCGATTGTCGGGCCGAATGGCGCAGGTAAATCGACTCTGCTCAAGCTCTTAGCTGGCGGAGTTCATCCGCTGCCATTGGATGAAACTCACATTCGTATCTTTGGGGAAGAGGGCGGGAGTGTCTGGGATGTACGGAAGCGGCTTGGAATTGTCTCGCACGATCTCCAGAAGGATTACCTGATTTGCGCGGAAGGTCTGAACGTCATCCTGTCCGGCTACTACGCCAGCAACGATACTTATGAGTATCAGGAGTTCAGCGAGGCGCAGGTTGCGCGGGCGCGTGACATCATGAAGGAATTAGGTGTCGAATCGCTGGCTGGCCGCCGGTTTGGCCATCTCTCCACCGGCGAACAACGCCGCTTTCTCCTCGGCCGCGCGCTGGTACACGATCCTTCCGTGCTGGTGCTAGATGAACCGACGAGCGGCCTCGATCTGAAGGCTTGTTTTCAATACCTGGATCTGCTGCGCGCGCAGATCCGCAAAGGGAAGACTGTGCTGCTGGTCACGCATCACCTGCACGAAATTCCGCCAGAAATTGAGCGGGTCATATTGCTCAAGGGCGGGGAGATCGTCGCCGATGGCGCGAAAGCCAATCTACTCACAGACGTGAATCTCAGCCGTCTCTTCGACCAGCCTGTGACGCTCGTGCGAGCCAACGGCTGGTATCAGGCGCTGCCGGGATAG
- a CDS encoding Putative fluoride ion transporter CrcB (Evidence 3 : Putative function from multiple computational evidences; MaGe:77309876) — MSGYVQQLGKSMQFPFGTLAVNVLGCAAIGFLAELADHRGAISGETRAFLIVGILGGFTTFSAFGNETMTLLRNGELLLACGNIASHTVLGLAAVWLGYSTASFLWK; from the coding sequence ATGAGCGGATATGTGCAGCAGCTCGGCAAGAGCATGCAGTTCCCCTTCGGCACACTCGCGGTCAATGTCTTAGGGTGCGCGGCGATTGGATTCCTCGCGGAACTCGCCGATCATCGAGGCGCCATCTCAGGAGAGACCCGGGCTTTCCTCATCGTCGGCATCCTCGGCGGGTTTACCACCTTCTCCGCATTCGGGAATGAAACGATGACGTTGCTGCGAAACGGAGAGCTCTTGCTGGCCTGCGGGAATATTGCCAGCCACACAGTCCTCGGCCTCGCCGCAGTCTGGCTCGGCTACTCCACCGCCTCTTTCCTATGGAAATGA
- a CDS encoding chorismate synthase (Evidence 2a : Function from experimental evidences in other organisms; PubMedId 2182772, 2969724; Product type e : enzyme; MaGe:77309877), whose amino-acid sequence MAGNTFGHIFTVTSFGESHGLAIGCVVDGCPPGLALSAEDIQGDLDRRKPGTSRHVTQRQESDTVEILSGVFEGKTTGTPIALLIRNEDQRSRDYGNLIDTFRPGHADYTYWQKYGIRDHRGGGRSSARETAVRVAAAAIAKKWLHEKYGVVIRGYLSQLGPIEVPFQSWDVVSENPFFAADAAVVAKLEAFMDDLRKAGDSVGAKITTVAEHVPVGWGAPVYAKLDADLAGAMMSINAVKAVEVGAGVASVTQRGSEHGDELTPEGFATNHAGGILGGISTGQDIVVTIGIKPTSSIRIPRRSIDKSGKPVTVETNGRHDPCVGIRATPIAEAMMALVLMDHALLHRAQNADVKTATPKIAGSSKKATRSTGQ is encoded by the coding sequence ATGGCGGGCAATACGTTCGGACATATCTTCACCGTCACCTCCTTTGGCGAGAGCCATGGGCTGGCGATTGGCTGTGTGGTCGATGGCTGCCCACCTGGACTGGCGCTGTCGGCTGAAGATATTCAAGGTGACCTTGATCGGCGCAAGCCCGGCACGTCGCGCCATGTGACACAGCGGCAGGAATCGGATACCGTCGAGATTCTCTCGGGGGTGTTTGAAGGCAAGACCACGGGGACGCCGATTGCCCTCTTGATCCGCAACGAAGACCAGCGTAGCCGGGACTACGGCAATCTCATCGACACGTTCCGACCAGGCCATGCCGACTACACCTACTGGCAGAAGTACGGCATCCGCGATCATCGCGGTGGCGGGCGGTCCTCCGCGCGCGAAACCGCAGTGCGCGTGGCGGCGGCGGCGATTGCAAAGAAGTGGTTGCATGAGAAATATGGAGTAGTGATTCGAGGCTATCTCAGCCAGTTGGGGCCAATTGAAGTGCCGTTCCAGAGTTGGGATGTCGTCAGTGAGAATCCGTTTTTTGCCGCCGATGCAGCGGTTGTCGCGAAACTCGAAGCCTTCATGGATGACTTGCGGAAGGCTGGCGATTCCGTCGGTGCGAAGATCACGACCGTGGCGGAGCATGTGCCGGTTGGGTGGGGCGCGCCGGTTTATGCGAAGCTGGATGCCGACCTGGCCGGTGCCATGATGAGCATCAATGCCGTGAAGGCTGTCGAGGTTGGCGCAGGCGTTGCCTCAGTGACGCAGCGCGGCTCTGAGCATGGAGATGAACTCACTCCCGAAGGTTTTGCGACCAACCATGCGGGAGGTATTCTCGGCGGCATTTCAACTGGGCAAGATATTGTCGTGACGATTGGCATCAAGCCGACATCCAGCATTCGCATCCCGCGCCGTTCAATCGATAAGAGTGGCAAGCCGGTCACCGTTGAAACCAATGGCCGCCACGATCCCTGCGTGGGCATCAGAGCCACGCCCATTGCTGAAGCCATGATGGCCCTCGTCCTCATGGATCACGCCCTCCTGCATCGCGCCCAAAACGCCGATGTGAAGACCGCGACACCCAAGATCGCCGGTTCATCAAAGAAGGCGACTCGCTCAACTGGCCAGTAA
- a CDS encoding Ribosomal large subunit pseudouridine synthase B (MaGe:77309879), with protein MRAVRANRPAPAEKEAEEKRLMETRLQKIIATTGLASRRKAEMLIASGRVTVNGKVVTELGTKVDPERDHVKVDGKHLEHAQPFVYLILNKPKNVMSTLDDPGGRPTVKNFLHGVSVRVFPVGRLDFDSEGLMLLTNNGDLTQALLHPRYHVPKTYLIKVKSVLTDEEIAQLEKGIKLEDGMTSPATVKKVRKAEANSWVEITIHEGRKHQVKRMLEAVGHPVIKLTRIKMGPLTLGNLESGEFRFLTDREANALREIVEQRRTLEKEGKDPGVRPPKPPRRPGWAKPTKTKRHSVKKARRVA; from the coding sequence ATGCGCGCAGTGAGAGCCAATAGGCCTGCTCCTGCTGAGAAAGAAGCGGAAGAAAAGAGACTGATGGAAACTCGGCTTCAGAAAATAATCGCGACGACGGGCCTGGCGTCACGCCGGAAGGCGGAGATGTTGATTGCGAGCGGTCGCGTCACTGTCAACGGCAAGGTGGTGACCGAACTCGGGACGAAGGTCGATCCCGAGCGCGATCACGTGAAGGTGGACGGCAAGCATCTCGAACACGCGCAGCCCTTCGTCTATCTCATCCTGAATAAGCCGAAGAACGTGATGTCCACGCTGGACGATCCGGGCGGGCGCCCGACCGTGAAGAACTTTTTGCATGGCGTCTCGGTGCGGGTGTTTCCGGTCGGCCGGCTGGACTTCGACAGCGAAGGCCTGATGTTGCTGACGAACAACGGCGATCTGACCCAGGCGCTGTTGCACCCGCGCTATCATGTTCCGAAGACGTATCTCATCAAGGTCAAGAGCGTGCTGACGGACGAAGAGATTGCCCAGCTTGAAAAAGGCATCAAGCTCGAAGATGGCATGACCAGCCCGGCCACGGTCAAAAAAGTGCGCAAGGCCGAAGCCAATTCATGGGTGGAGATTACCATCCACGAAGGCCGCAAGCATCAGGTGAAGCGGATGTTGGAAGCGGTCGGCCATCCGGTGATTAAATTGACCCGCATCAAGATGGGACCGCTGACCCTGGGCAATCTGGAGTCCGGCGAGTTCCGGTTCCTGACGGATCGAGAAGCGAATGCGCTGCGCGAGATTGTCGAGCAGCGGCGCACCTTGGAGAAGGAAGGGAAGGATCCCGGTGTCCGGCCTCCGAAGCCTCCCCGGCGACCAGGCTGGGCGAAACCGACGAAGACGAAACGACACTCCGTGAAGAAAGCGAGACGCGTAGCATGA